One Schistocerca cancellata isolate TAMUIC-IGC-003103 chromosome 1, iqSchCanc2.1, whole genome shotgun sequence genomic region harbors:
- the LOC126093799 gene encoding facilitated trehalose transporter Tret1-like, with protein sequence MLVGVFGAGYSVDIIGRKKLVLASAVPLLAWWLMVAFSDSYGMLLAARAIGSIGGGLISTVMPLYLCEVADPDIRGVLVAIHLVLMQMGTLFIYCIGPYLPIPVVAGICASVPVIFFIAFIWMPESPYFLLSQHREKDAKRILLRLKGKLSPEDLDSELTVMHETIRQKNESKGKLRDLFTVPVHRRTLFIMTGFILLQASSGAIAILTYTTSIFEESGSNLDPNVSSIILASVLLVTSVGASFIIDRFGRRTLAMASLMICSACLTAEGAYFYVNEVYGDVNSAFDWLPLAALMGFQVSFGLGAGPVMSPLIGEIYHVSVKGAAASINTTVIALYGFFLKKMFQVVSDNVGAYWSFWGFAVLCVCATAYVYFLLPETKGKTFAQINEELDARFGKHHPESASDTKYADPK encoded by the exons ATGCTGGTTGGAGTTTTCGGCGCCGGATACTCGGTTGACATCATTGGACGGAAGAAGTTGGTGCTAGCCAGCGCAGTGCCGTTGTTGGCCTGGTGGCTGATGGTCGCCTTCTCCGATTCCTACGGCATGTTGCTCGCAGCTCGGGCCATCGGGAGCATCGGTGGTGGCCTTATTAGCACAGTGATGCCCTTGTACTTGTGCGAGGTAGCCGACCCTGATATACGAGGGGTGCTTGTGGCCATCCACCTAGTACTGATGCAAATGGGAACATTGTTCATTTACTGCATAGGGCCCTACTTGCCCATTCCGGTGGTCGCTGGTATCTGCGCTTCTGTCCCTGTCATATTCTTCATAGCCTTTATATGGATGCCGGAGTCACCATACTTCCTTCTCAGCCAGCACAGAGAAAAAGACGCGAAGCGGATCCTTCTTCGGCTGAAGGGAAAACTGAGTCCTGAGGACCTCGACTCGGAACTTACTGTGATGCACGAAACTATACGCCAGAAGAATGAGAGCAAAGGAAAACTGAGAGACTTGTTCACGGTGCCAGTGCATCGTAGAACACTGTTCATAATGACCGGCTTCATCCTGCTTCAGGCGTCTAGCGGAGCAATAGCAATATTGACTTACACGACGTCTATATTCGAGGAAAGTGGGAGCAACCTTGATCCAAACGTATCTTCCATCATCCTGGCATCAGTTCTGCTCGTCACTAGCGTTGGCGCGTCGTTCATCATAGACCGCTTCGGCCGGCGGACACTCGCTATGGCGTCTCTGATGATATGCAGCGCCTGCCTGACAGCCGAGGGGGCCTACTTCTACGTCAACGAGGTCTATGGTGATGTTAACTCAGCATTCGATTGGCTGCCGCTCGCCGCGTTGATGGGTTTTCAG GTATCCTTTGGTCTTGGTGCAGGACCGGTGATGTCTCCGCTGATTGGGGAAATATACCACGTGTCTGTGAAAGGTGCCGCTGCGTCCATCAACACGACAGTGATAGCGCTGTACGGCTTCTTCCTGAAGAAGATGTTCCAGGTGGTGTCGGACAACGTGGGCGCCTACTGGTCGTTCTGGGGCTTCGCCGTGCTGTGTGTATGCGCCACCGCCTACGTCTACTTCCTCCTGCCCGAAACCAAGGGCAAGACATTTGCGCAGATCAATGAGGAACTGGACGCCCGCTTCGGGAAACACCATCCAGAATCCGCCAGTGACACGAAATACGCGGATCCAAAGTGA